The Fimbriimonas ginsengisoli Gsoil 348 genome window below encodes:
- a CDS encoding CsbD family protein, with product MPKENTMNWDVVKGNWKQLKGKFREEWGKVTDDEFEQIAGNKDQLVGKLQEKYGWTRDEAAANADAWANRHYVA from the coding sequence TTGCCAAAGGAGAACACGATGAATTGGGACGTTGTGAAAGGAAACTGGAAGCAGTTGAAGGGCAAGTTCCGCGAGGAGTGGGGCAAGGTCACCGATGACGAATTCGAGCAGATCGCAGGCAATAAAGATCAGCTCGTCGGCAAACTCCAGGAGAAGTACGGTTGGACTCGCGACGAAGCCGCCGCCAACGCGGATGCCTGGGCGAACCGCCACTACGTAGCCTGA
- a CDS encoding Hint domain-containing protein yields the protein MKTLDPRVDLELIRMLLLVSNKGPNRYPALHASLESAAQTGPTASDARDVASITSIGLDPVGRATASGFHQTIGGSLIAGVSLFVFDDGSSEILALGVVTQVCSETAFVVAPPAKRPLTDRLRGLLFYHSQNSPTETPRFGVLAHTPKDLSPLPLPDPKDLTTLPHGVAEGSHITLADGRHELIETILPGARLASGRAGVSFEVVSRSTHLIDWVGGCYRIKTHTNRTLHAGSDHPVLTSAGPVIAKDLKSGDEILSQEGPAWVLSAVPKESPYPFHDLILAERSGETPTFIANGFIVGDETLALSQHQQISYSAEYMLPRLPESMHPDYLAALADSKRHPHA from the coding sequence TTGAAAACTTTGGACCCTCGAGTCGATCTCGAGTTGATCCGAATGCTACTGCTTGTCTCGAACAAGGGTCCCAATCGCTATCCGGCCCTTCATGCGAGCTTGGAATCGGCCGCCCAAACCGGCCCAACTGCTTCGGATGCGAGAGACGTAGCCTCCATCACCTCTATCGGCCTCGACCCCGTCGGCCGCGCCACCGCCTCGGGGTTTCACCAGACCATCGGAGGCTCGCTGATTGCCGGCGTCTCGCTCTTCGTGTTCGACGACGGCAGTTCGGAGATCCTGGCCCTCGGGGTGGTGACCCAGGTTTGCAGCGAGACGGCGTTCGTCGTCGCTCCGCCGGCGAAGCGGCCGCTGACCGACCGCTTGCGAGGGCTTCTCTTTTATCATTCTCAGAACTCGCCGACCGAAACGCCCCGCTTCGGAGTGCTCGCTCATACGCCGAAAGACCTTTCGCCCCTTCCTTTGCCCGACCCGAAGGATCTCACCACCCTCCCGCACGGAGTCGCCGAGGGCTCGCACATTACGCTCGCCGATGGACGGCATGAGCTGATCGAAACGATCCTTCCCGGCGCCCGGCTGGCCAGCGGGCGAGCCGGAGTCTCCTTCGAAGTCGTTAGCCGGTCGACCCACCTGATCGACTGGGTCGGCGGCTGCTACCGGATCAAGACCCATACCAACCGGACGCTCCATGCCGGAAGCGACCACCCCGTCCTCACCTCGGCAGGCCCGGTGATCGCCAAAGATCTTAAATCCGGAGACGAGATCCTCTCCCAAGAAGGCCCCGCCTGGGTCTTGAGCGCCGTTCCCAAAGAGAGCCCGTACCCTTTTCACGACCTGATTCTCGCGGAGCGTAGCGGAGAGACGCCAACCTTTATCGCCAACGGCTTCATCGTAGGCGACGAGACTCTTGCACTGTCCCAGCACCAGCAGATCTCCTACTCCGCCGAGTACATGCTCCCCCGCCTGCCCGAGAGCATGCACCCCGACTACTTGGCCGCCCTGGCAGACTCTAAGCGACACCCTCACGCTTAA
- a CDS encoding FtsK/SpoIIIE family DNA translocase: MKVSARQAGKAKAKPAANGPKGSKASSHRSWDIAGILMLAFALLVLVSLFTSNSGFVGHALYACFSFLFGRGAWVVPPIAILCGVTFLKGRGPALSHLAWGLGLIFLTILGFMASYGRGTYLDSELMRGSGGIVGGLLAAAFHAMFGAGMSIGLIAIGIVGLVLSVDVPIRTMLANTHAKAVTVKQRTLERARIPKSLSTQTPEERVKAIRKGIAEGLADETQIPSKKARSIVMEDPDPEPEAIARHQEEEPRKTKAGRGTTQVSEPTLAGDVGTPKEGYQLPPMNLLAEALLNPKRAQAEMQKNIETLEGTLEQFGIEATVVEVANGPTVTRYEIQLGPGIRVARITALAENIAMDLAASQVRVEAPIPGKAAIGVEVPNETPSVVTLRELCDDPVFRNHPSRLCVALGKDVSGVNKYADLTKMPHLLIGGATNSGKSIGLATLITSLLMRNTPKDVRLVMIDPKRVELTLFDHIPHLMCPVIKDTKEAAGVLRAVWREMDRRYDMFSQEGVRNIDGWNAKASFQDKLPYIVVIIDELADLMIQHRAEVETVIVRLAQLARAVGIHMVLATQRPSVDVITGLIKANIPSRIAFSVASHIDSRTILDQKGAEALIGRGDMLYSPIDANKPQRVQGCYVSEKEIDAVCKFWRAQEKPAYVLQPIEEGVADAKKEGGDFGEEADPFWEEAVRWVADRGQASTSMLQRKFSIGFQRASRLLDMMEERSIVGPRDGPRPREVLVSSMEVEELFGGPSAGSGYVSSGVGDEPFSDDEE, encoded by the coding sequence ATGAAGGTCAGCGCTCGGCAGGCGGGGAAGGCCAAGGCGAAGCCGGCAGCGAACGGTCCAAAAGGATCGAAAGCGTCGTCGCACCGCTCTTGGGACATTGCGGGCATTCTCATGCTCGCGTTCGCACTACTGGTGCTCGTGTCGCTATTCACGAGCAACTCCGGCTTTGTGGGGCATGCGCTTTACGCTTGCTTCTCGTTCCTTTTCGGCCGCGGCGCATGGGTGGTGCCGCCAATCGCGATCCTCTGCGGAGTCACCTTCCTTAAAGGGCGTGGCCCTGCGCTTTCGCACCTCGCTTGGGGTCTCGGACTGATCTTTCTCACGATCCTTGGATTCATGGCGAGTTACGGGCGAGGCACGTACCTCGACAGCGAGCTTATGCGGGGCAGTGGAGGGATCGTCGGCGGACTCCTTGCCGCCGCGTTCCACGCGATGTTTGGGGCGGGGATGTCGATCGGGCTGATCGCGATCGGCATCGTCGGCTTGGTGCTGAGCGTCGATGTGCCGATCCGGACGATGCTCGCGAACACCCACGCCAAGGCGGTCACGGTCAAGCAGCGGACTTTGGAGCGCGCCCGTATTCCCAAGTCGCTCTCCACTCAGACGCCGGAGGAACGCGTGAAGGCGATCCGGAAAGGGATCGCCGAGGGGCTCGCCGACGAGACCCAAATACCCTCGAAGAAAGCCCGTTCGATCGTTATGGAAGATCCGGATCCCGAGCCGGAGGCGATCGCAAGGCACCAGGAAGAGGAGCCCCGGAAGACGAAGGCGGGGCGGGGAACTACCCAGGTCAGCGAGCCGACGCTCGCCGGCGATGTCGGCACGCCGAAGGAGGGATACCAACTTCCGCCAATGAACCTGCTTGCCGAGGCGCTGCTCAATCCGAAGCGAGCCCAGGCCGAGATGCAGAAGAACATCGAGACCCTGGAAGGAACACTGGAGCAGTTTGGAATCGAGGCAACGGTCGTAGAGGTCGCCAATGGGCCGACGGTCACCCGATACGAGATTCAGCTTGGCCCGGGTATCCGAGTCGCGCGCATCACCGCGCTCGCCGAGAATATCGCGATGGATCTCGCCGCCTCGCAGGTGCGCGTCGAGGCCCCGATCCCGGGCAAAGCGGCCATCGGGGTCGAGGTGCCTAACGAGACTCCGTCGGTGGTTACGTTGCGGGAGCTTTGCGACGACCCGGTTTTCCGTAACCATCCTTCCCGACTCTGCGTGGCGCTCGGCAAAGACGTAAGCGGGGTGAACAAATACGCCGATCTCACGAAGATGCCGCACCTGCTGATTGGAGGCGCGACGAATTCCGGCAAGTCGATCGGTCTGGCGACGCTTATCACGAGCTTGCTGATGCGGAACACCCCCAAGGATGTCCGCTTGGTCATGATCGACCCTAAGCGGGTCGAGCTCACCCTGTTCGATCACATTCCGCACCTGATGTGCCCGGTCATCAAAGACACCAAGGAGGCGGCGGGCGTGCTTCGCGCCGTCTGGCGGGAGATGGACCGGCGCTACGACATGTTTTCTCAGGAGGGGGTCCGGAACATCGATGGGTGGAACGCGAAGGCGAGCTTCCAAGACAAGCTTCCGTACATCGTCGTCATCATCGACGAGCTTGCCGACCTGATGATCCAGCACCGCGCCGAGGTGGAGACCGTCATCGTCCGCCTTGCGCAGCTCGCCCGCGCCGTGGGTATCCATATGGTGCTCGCGACGCAGCGTCCCAGCGTCGACGTTATCACCGGCCTCATCAAGGCGAACATTCCGTCGCGGATTGCCTTCTCGGTAGCTTCGCACATCGACTCGCGCACGATTCTCGACCAGAAGGGGGCGGAGGCGCTCATCGGCCGGGGAGACATGCTCTATTCGCCCATCGACGCCAACAAGCCCCAGCGGGTGCAGGGTTGCTACGTAAGCGAGAAAGAGATCGACGCGGTGTGCAAGTTCTGGCGGGCGCAAGAGAAGCCGGCGTACGTGCTGCAGCCGATCGAGGAGGGGGTGGCCGACGCCAAGAAGGAAGGGGGAGACTTCGGCGAGGAAGCCGATCCGTTCTGGGAAGAGGCGGTTCGCTGGGTGGCCGACCGGGGCCAAGCCTCGACCTCGATGCTCCAGCGCAAGTTTTCGATCGGCTTCCAGAGAGCCTCTCGCCTCTTGGACATGATGGAAGAGCGCTCCATCGTCGGCCCTCGCGACGGCCCCCGGCCGCGCGAGGTGCTTGTCAGCTCGATGGAAGTAGAAGAACTCTTCGGCGGTCCCAGCGCGGGGTCGGGCTATGTATCTTCGGGAGTGGGTGACGAACCTTTTAGCGATGACGAGGAGTGA
- a CDS encoding type II toxin-antitoxin system VapC family toxin codes for MSRIYWDTMLFAYWLEKHPQYGSRVDRIVERMAERGDTLVTSVIALGELLVLPRKLGDAGMEGRIESFFRSPSVQVLPFDYQQTHRFADVRAQYKIKSADAMHLATASTAGVDLFLTNDLALKRLVVQGIAFIDGIDTTVLDS; via the coding sequence ATGAGCCGTATCTACTGGGACACGATGCTCTTTGCCTATTGGCTGGAGAAGCATCCGCAATACGGATCGCGAGTCGATCGAATCGTGGAGCGAATGGCCGAACGGGGTGACACGCTGGTTACCAGCGTGATCGCTCTGGGTGAGCTGCTCGTACTCCCTCGAAAGCTCGGCGATGCCGGAATGGAGGGCAGAATCGAATCGTTCTTTCGAAGCCCTTCAGTTCAAGTTCTGCCTTTCGACTATCAGCAGACTCATCGTTTCGCCGATGTCCGAGCCCAGTACAAAATAAAGTCCGCAGATGCGATGCACCTTGCCACTGCTTCGACGGCCGGGGTGGACTTGTTTCTGACCAACGATTTGGCGCTAAAAAGGCTGGTCGTCCAAGGTATTGCATTCATCGACGGCATCGATACGACGGTGTTGGATTCCTGA
- a CDS encoding VanW family protein, with the protein MINPADNEGKVALGGLTATGFRGLLRRIVPFSLRVAVARGRSMGVWRREAEQFRFPKSEASESLWLVAEHRSPLRRAGTTYAEELQRGKETNVGLAAQLVDGLTIPSGAVFSYHHAVGMPSRRRGFVKGAELQDGSLKPGIGGGCCQVSNLLYVLALLSGAEIVERHRHGFDLFPDSGRTVPFGCGATVFFPMRDLRFRNMLDQPIRLGMTIEDGHLVGRVQTVTPLAKRFEIFEMETEMRREGEVWIRENRVGRRAWDAERLVSTEEVAHNVAKCLYEPTTGVEAAQCER; encoded by the coding sequence ATGATTAACCCGGCTGACAACGAAGGAAAGGTTGCCTTGGGCGGGTTGACAGCCACCGGTTTCCGCGGGCTTCTTCGGAGGATCGTGCCGTTTTCATTGCGGGTTGCGGTGGCCCGTGGACGCAGCATGGGAGTGTGGCGGAGGGAAGCGGAGCAGTTCCGGTTTCCGAAGTCAGAAGCCAGCGAATCTCTCTGGTTGGTTGCCGAGCATCGGTCGCCCTTGCGGAGGGCCGGCACGACGTACGCCGAGGAGCTTCAGCGAGGCAAAGAAACGAACGTGGGGCTGGCCGCTCAGTTAGTGGACGGGCTCACCATTCCGTCTGGAGCCGTCTTCTCTTACCACCACGCCGTCGGGATGCCCAGCCGGCGGCGTGGATTCGTGAAGGGGGCCGAGCTCCAAGACGGGTCGTTAAAGCCGGGCATAGGAGGAGGGTGCTGCCAGGTCTCGAATCTTCTCTACGTTTTGGCGCTCCTGTCGGGCGCGGAGATCGTGGAACGTCATCGGCATGGGTTCGACCTGTTTCCAGACTCCGGCCGCACCGTCCCTTTCGGATGTGGAGCTACCGTGTTCTTTCCCATGAGGGATCTCCGTTTTCGCAACATGCTCGACCAGCCGATCCGCCTTGGTATGACGATCGAGGACGGCCATCTCGTCGGCCGGGTCCAAACCGTCACACCGCTCGCAAAGCGGTTCGAGATCTTTGAAATGGAGACGGAGATGCGCCGAGAGGGGGAAGTTTGGATACGCGAGAATCGCGTGGGTCGCCGGGCGTGGGACGCCGAACGCCTTGTGTCGACGGAAGAGGTGGCGCATAACGTCGCCAAGTGCCTGTACGAGCCGACGACCGGTGTAGAGGCTGCACAATGCGAGCGATAG
- a CDS encoding class I SAM-dependent methyltransferase gives MRAIVKGTIQAAFGRLPGGPHLYRQLTRGRMGTQGSHIDKLSRAWPGYVETWTRHGIELEGKQIWMHDGGWTPYPFVLMYLLTGRGGVVTMWDGELEEQYSGKAIEFGLRQKFGSLHVPEERYEKLRSLQGAGSARLVEGLGGEWRKTGRVLPSLEFGSADLLLTGGVLEHFRPNELNDFLAHSRTVLRPGGWMSSVFDLRDHLFHADKRLPFLNHLRFSDPAYNLLFGHRLGYHNRMLPAQIRLAIERVGFEVVEMRRRILPAEKYAERPEEFQTALVGLDRSRLALKFRQATEEDLRTVAVHFICRSR, from the coding sequence ATGCGAGCGATAGTCAAAGGCACGATTCAGGCGGCGTTTGGCCGCCTGCCAGGTGGGCCGCACCTTTACCGGCAGCTTACGAGGGGACGAATGGGGACGCAGGGCTCCCACATCGACAAGCTGTCGCGCGCTTGGCCAGGTTACGTAGAGACGTGGACGCGGCACGGGATTGAGCTCGAAGGGAAACAGATTTGGATGCACGACGGTGGCTGGACGCCCTATCCGTTCGTGCTGATGTACCTGCTGACCGGACGCGGGGGCGTGGTGACGATGTGGGATGGGGAATTGGAAGAGCAGTACTCGGGGAAAGCGATCGAGTTCGGCTTGCGCCAAAAATTTGGGTCGTTGCACGTGCCGGAGGAGCGATACGAAAAGCTGCGGTCGCTTCAGGGGGCCGGCTCCGCCCGCCTGGTGGAGGGGCTCGGCGGTGAGTGGCGGAAAACCGGCCGGGTCCTTCCTTCCCTCGAATTCGGTTCAGCGGATCTTCTCCTCACCGGAGGAGTCCTCGAACACTTTCGCCCCAATGAGCTGAACGACTTTCTGGCTCACTCGCGAACGGTTCTGCGGCCGGGAGGATGGATGTCGAGCGTGTTCGACCTACGCGACCACCTGTTTCACGCGGATAAGCGCCTGCCGTTCTTGAACCATCTCCGGTTCTCGGATCCGGCCTATAACCTTCTTTTCGGGCACCGGCTCGGCTACCACAACCGCATGCTTCCGGCGCAGATACGTCTTGCTATCGAGCGGGTCGGATTCGAAGTGGTGGAAATGCGACGACGCATCCTGCCCGCGGAAAAGTACGCCGAGAGACCGGAGGAGTTCCAAACCGCCCTCGTGGGGTTGGACCGCTCGCGCCTTGCTCTGAAGTTTCGCCAGGCCACGGAGGAAGACCTCCGGACGGTTGCCGTGCATTTCATTTGCCGATCTAGGTGA
- a CDS encoding rhodanese-like domain-containing protein has protein sequence MLNVPSIDPITLKAELDGPNPPIVIDVREPEELEYSFLPDAVEIPLHDLPLRLGELDPSSNFVVICRVGGRSAQATDYLLQHGFQQVRNLTGGMNAWARQVDPSMAEY, from the coding sequence ATGTTAAACGTCCCCTCCATCGACCCGATCACTCTTAAAGCCGAGCTCGACGGCCCAAACCCGCCGATCGTTATCGACGTGCGGGAGCCGGAGGAACTGGAGTACAGCTTTCTCCCTGACGCCGTCGAAATCCCTCTGCACGACCTACCGCTCCGCCTCGGAGAGCTCGACCCTTCATCCAACTTCGTCGTCATCTGCCGAGTCGGCGGCCGCAGCGCCCAAGCCACCGATTACCTTCTGCAACACGGCTTCCAACAAGTCCGCAACCTCACTGGCGGCATGAACGCCTGGGCCCGCCAAGTCGACCCTTCGATGGCGGAGTATTAG
- the folP gene encoding dihydropteroate synthase: MKLLLMGILNVTPDSFSDGGRYQNASDAVRFALQMIEDGADLIDVGGESTRPRAEPVSLDDELRRVLPVVEELSAGGIQVSVDTMKPEVARRALAAGARVINDVTALREPEMREICAGAECTVCLMHMKGEPRTMQESPAYEDVVSEVREFLLGAAHQAEAAGVKREKIWLDPGIGFGKTVEHNLALLRNLDKLVETGYPVLVGVSRKSFLGKFSGTGVLPVEERLPGTLAAQVLAQAQGARIIRAHDVLEARRAIDVASAILGYPAGSISAV; this comes from the coding sequence ATGAAGCTGCTCTTGATGGGGATACTGAATGTCACGCCAGACTCCTTCAGCGATGGCGGCCGGTACCAAAACGCGAGCGACGCCGTTCGGTTTGCTCTTCAAATGATCGAGGATGGGGCGGACCTCATCGACGTGGGCGGGGAATCGACCCGCCCGCGGGCGGAGCCGGTGTCTTTAGACGACGAGCTGCGCCGAGTTCTGCCGGTGGTGGAGGAACTTTCGGCGGGGGGAATCCAGGTGTCGGTCGACACGATGAAACCGGAGGTCGCTCGCCGGGCGCTGGCGGCGGGGGCGCGGGTGATCAACGATGTAACCGCTCTTCGTGAGCCCGAGATGCGTGAAATCTGCGCCGGGGCCGAGTGCACGGTGTGTCTGATGCACATGAAGGGGGAGCCGAGGACGATGCAGGAGTCGCCCGCCTACGAGGACGTCGTCTCGGAGGTGCGGGAGTTTCTGTTAGGCGCGGCCCACCAAGCGGAGGCCGCCGGGGTGAAGCGGGAGAAGATTTGGCTCGATCCCGGGATCGGCTTCGGTAAGACCGTCGAGCACAACCTGGCGCTGCTCCGTAACCTCGATAAACTGGTCGAGACCGGCTATCCGGTTCTGGTCGGGGTCAGCCGAAAGAGCTTTCTTGGCAAATTCAGCGGGACCGGCGTGTTACCGGTCGAGGAGCGATTGCCGGGGACCTTGGCCGCTCAAGTCCTCGCCCAGGCTCAGGGAGCGAGGATTATCCGCGCCCACGACGTGCTCGAGGCTCGTCGGGCGATCGATGTGGCATCGGCGATTCTCGGTTATCCGGCCGGCTCAATTAGCGCCGTTTGA
- a CDS encoding isocitrate/isopropylmalate dehydrogenase family protein, whose translation MSQRRIAIIRGDGIGPEIMDATLTILEAGGFTADYVNLEAGLSAVEKGLPAMPPETVEAIREIGIALKSPTTTPVGGGHVSANVALRKALDLFANVRPTRSIPGVKGPFEDFKIDLIIVRENTEDLYAGIEFQPHPDMAQAVKVITRPGSNRLHRYAFDMVRKQGRKKLAAVHKANIMKLTDGMFLEEFYKVAKEYPDIHAEDIIVDNCCMQLVTHPERFDAIVTENLYGDIVSDLCAGLVGGLGLAAGANIGEKCAVFEAVHGSAPDIAGKGIANPTALLFSALMMLRHIGENDTAKRIGRAVLKVAGEGKHVTRDLGGTAGTAEYTDAIIAAL comes from the coding sequence ATGTCTCAACGACGCATCGCGATTATCCGAGGGGACGGGATCGGCCCCGAGATTATGGACGCGACCCTCACCATTCTCGAAGCCGGCGGCTTCACCGCCGACTACGTGAACCTCGAAGCCGGTTTGAGCGCAGTGGAGAAGGGGCTCCCGGCGATGCCTCCCGAGACGGTCGAGGCGATCCGCGAGATTGGCATCGCCCTCAAGAGTCCTACGACGACTCCGGTCGGGGGTGGACATGTCTCCGCGAATGTGGCGCTCCGAAAGGCGCTAGATTTGTTTGCCAACGTCCGCCCGACCCGCTCGATTCCGGGCGTAAAGGGACCTTTCGAGGACTTCAAGATCGACCTGATCATCGTTCGGGAGAACACCGAAGACCTGTACGCCGGTATCGAGTTCCAGCCCCACCCGGACATGGCGCAGGCGGTCAAGGTGATCACTCGTCCCGGAAGCAACCGGCTGCACCGTTACGCCTTCGACATGGTTCGAAAGCAGGGGCGTAAGAAGCTGGCGGCCGTCCACAAGGCGAACATCATGAAGCTCACCGACGGGATGTTCCTCGAAGAGTTCTACAAGGTCGCCAAGGAATACCCGGACATCCACGCCGAGGACATCATCGTCGACAATTGCTGCATGCAGCTCGTGACCCACCCCGAGCGATTCGACGCCATCGTCACCGAGAACCTCTACGGCGACATCGTCAGCGACCTGTGCGCTGGCCTCGTAGGCGGGCTAGGACTTGCTGCGGGGGCGAACATTGGAGAGAAATGCGCGGTGTTCGAGGCGGTCCACGGTTCGGCTCCCGACATTGCCGGAAAGGGAATCGCGAACCCGACGGCCCTCCTTTTCAGCGCGCTTATGATGCTGCGCCACATCGGCGAGAACGACACCGCCAAGCGGATCGGACGCGCGGTTCTGAAGGTTGCCGGAGAGGGGAAGCATGTGACCCGCGATTTGGGCGGGACGGCAGGGACTGCCGAGTACACGGACGCGATCATCGCAGCGCTGTAA
- a CDS encoding glutaminase family protein, which translates to MLAAPLLASLLATQIRPPAVPLVACDPYFSIWSRANRLTDVPTTHWTGATHALTSMIRIDGRAYRIMGTSPDVPALDQRSVQVLPTRSIYKFQGRGVAVALTFMTPALPDDLSVLSRPVTYLTWDVRSVDRKRHKVQLYFDAAPEIAIDQPGQKWAASVVKIPGLAAGKVGAVDQHILGKTGDDRRIDWGYLYTATPTVPDLQMALTVDSAGAFAQSGKRVVPGGSRSLQPRPAAFTFDLGAVSAAPKSRWVVLAYDDLYSIQYFHQNLRPFWRRNGMDAAKLLTTSAKEYGSLKARCERFDGELMADLRKAGGEKYALMGALAYRQCLAGNKIAADANGQPLLFPKENTSNGCIGTVDVIFPMAPQFLLFGPALTKAMVVSNLDYASSPRWKWPFAPHDLGTYPKANGQVYGGGERTEDDQMPVEETGNMLILVAALAKMEGNASFAAKYWPTLTRWAEYLRAKGFDPENQLSTDDFMGHLAHNTNLSVKATLGLASYGYLCDVRSKERGHGGLRKKGAEYRGLAQSFATRWVREANDGDHFRLAFDKPGSWSQKYNLVWDRILGFNLFPAAAIRKEVAFYRKIANPYGVALDSREGGVKAKVDWSLWSACLTGSRADFDAIADPVFRYLNESPNRVPMGDLYDTSNGHHVGMHSRPVVGGVFLKMLYDGAMWKKWAGRNTTRVGGWAPLPKPPVFRPIVPTSEKSGLIWSYTLQRPAQGWFAPTFDASSWSTGPGGFGTNGTPGAVVRTEWNTPDIWIRREFTLSALPTGELYLRLYHDEDAEVYLNGVQIARESGWVSAYDDIPLGSFAAQLRPGRNVFAVHCHQTGGGQGVDVGIVQRIR; encoded by the coding sequence ATGCTGGCTGCACCGCTTCTCGCCTCTCTACTCGCCACTCAGATTCGACCGCCGGCGGTGCCGCTGGTCGCTTGCGATCCTTACTTCAGCATCTGGTCCCGGGCCAATCGCTTAACGGACGTTCCGACCACCCACTGGACCGGCGCGACTCACGCGCTGACGAGCATGATCCGCATCGACGGGCGGGCTTACCGGATCATGGGTACCAGTCCGGACGTGCCGGCTTTGGATCAGCGGAGCGTTCAGGTACTGCCCACGCGATCGATCTATAAGTTTCAGGGGCGAGGCGTCGCCGTTGCTCTGACCTTTATGACCCCGGCGCTGCCCGACGATCTAAGCGTGTTGTCCCGGCCGGTGACTTATCTAACTTGGGATGTCCGGTCGGTGGACCGAAAACGGCACAAGGTTCAGCTTTACTTCGACGCGGCTCCCGAGATCGCCATTGACCAGCCTGGGCAAAAATGGGCGGCGAGCGTGGTCAAGATTCCTGGCCTGGCGGCGGGGAAGGTTGGCGCCGTGGATCAGCACATATTAGGGAAAACGGGTGACGACCGGAGGATCGACTGGGGTTACCTCTATACGGCCACGCCTACGGTTCCCGATCTTCAGATGGCGCTCACCGTGGACTCGGCAGGGGCGTTCGCTCAGAGCGGTAAGCGGGTGGTCCCGGGCGGCTCCCGATCGCTGCAGCCGAGGCCGGCCGCGTTCACTTTCGACCTGGGGGCGGTGTCCGCCGCGCCCAAGTCTCGGTGGGTGGTGCTCGCCTATGACGATCTGTACAGCATCCAGTATTTCCATCAGAACCTCCGCCCGTTCTGGCGGCGCAATGGGATGGACGCGGCGAAGCTGCTGACGACATCGGCTAAGGAATACGGCAGCCTAAAAGCGCGTTGCGAGCGGTTCGACGGCGAGCTGATGGCCGACCTGCGTAAGGCTGGGGGCGAGAAGTACGCCTTGATGGGGGCGCTCGCTTACCGCCAGTGTCTGGCGGGCAATAAGATCGCCGCGGACGCGAATGGGCAGCCGCTTCTCTTTCCCAAGGAGAACACCAGCAACGGGTGTATCGGGACAGTCGACGTGATCTTCCCGATGGCGCCGCAGTTTCTTCTGTTCGGTCCGGCGCTGACGAAGGCGATGGTGGTGTCGAACCTCGACTACGCCAGCTCGCCCCGCTGGAAGTGGCCGTTCGCTCCCCATGACCTGGGCACCTATCCGAAGGCGAATGGGCAGGTTTATGGAGGCGGAGAGCGGACGGAGGACGACCAGATGCCGGTTGAGGAAACCGGCAATATGCTGATCCTTGTAGCCGCCCTTGCCAAGATGGAGGGGAACGCGAGTTTCGCCGCTAAGTATTGGCCGACGCTGACTCGCTGGGCCGAGTACCTGCGGGCGAAGGGGTTCGATCCGGAGAATCAGCTCAGCACCGACGACTTCATGGGCCACCTCGCCCACAACACCAACCTGTCGGTGAAAGCGACCCTCGGCCTCGCTTCCTATGGGTATCTCTGCGACGTGCGGTCGAAGGAGCGGGGGCACGGCGGATTGAGGAAGAAGGGGGCGGAGTATCGCGGGCTAGCCCAGTCGTTCGCCACGCGCTGGGTTCGGGAGGCGAACGATGGCGACCACTTCCGGCTCGCTTTCGACAAGCCGGGTAGCTGGAGCCAGAAGTACAACCTGGTTTGGGACCGGATTCTCGGCTTCAATCTATTTCCGGCGGCCGCGATTCGGAAGGAGGTCGCCTTCTACCGTAAGATCGCAAATCCATACGGAGTCGCTCTGGATTCGCGGGAGGGGGGCGTGAAGGCGAAGGTCGACTGGAGCCTTTGGAGTGCTTGTTTGACGGGCAGCCGAGCCGACTTCGATGCGATCGCCGACCCGGTTTTCCGTTATCTAAACGAGTCGCCCAATCGCGTGCCGATGGGGGACCTGTACGACACGTCGAACGGGCATCACGTGGGGATGCATTCGCGCCCGGTCGTGGGGGGCGTCTTCCTGAAGATGCTTTACGACGGGGCGATGTGGAAGAAGTGGGCGGGTCGAAATACGACTCGCGTCGGCGGTTGGGCGCCGCTGCCCAAGCCTCCCGTATTTCGACCGATCGTTCCGACCTCGGAGAAGAGTGGGCTGATTTGGAGCTACACGCTTCAGCGGCCGGCCCAGGGTTGGTTCGCGCCAACGTTCGACGCCTCTTCGTGGAGCACCGGTCCCGGTGGGTTCGGTACGAACGGGACGCCGGGAGCGGTGGTGCGCACCGAGTGGAACACGCCGGACATCTGGATTCGCCGGGAGTTCACCCTCTCCGCGCTTCCCACGGGCGAGCTCTACCTTCGTCTGTACCACGACGAAGATGCCGAGGTGTATCTGAACGGCGTCCAGATCGCCCGTGAGAGCGGGTGGGTAAGCGCTTACGACGACATTCCGCTTGGTTCCTTCGCCGCGCAGCTACGACCCGGAAGGAACGTCTTCGCGGTCCACTGCCACCAGACCGGGGGTGGGCAGGGGGTCGATGTGGGAATCGTGCAAAGGATTCGGTGA